TCCACGAGGCCGCCCCGCACCTGGAGCCCCTGCGGGTGGACTTCACCCGGGAGCTGACGGACTCGCTCACCACCCTGCTGCGCGGGCTGGAAGCGCGCTGACCAGCCGTGAACATTCCCATCGCCCCGCCCGGGCCGGGTCGATACAGGATGACGTAGAGCCCGGGAGCGGTGGAACCGAAGGCGGACAGCGGTATCCGAGGAGACGAAGCGATGCGCATGGTGAGCATGGATGAGCAGGCCCGGAAGAACCCCTTCCAGGAAGCCTTCGAGCGCCTGCGGGCCCGGCGCTGGGAGATGTCGAGGACGACCGCCCGCGAGCGCATCGAGCGGCTGGAGAAGCTGCGGCGCGCCATCGTCGAGCGGCGCGAGGCCATCTATCGGGCCATCCACGCGGACTTCCGCAAGCCGGCCGCCGAGGTGGAGACGACCGAAATCCTCATGGCGCTCACGGAGATCGACCACATCGTCAAGAACCTGGCGAAGTGGATGAAGCCGCGCAAGGTGGGCACGCCCGTGCTGCTCACCGGCACGCGCAGCGAGGTGCGCTACGAGGCCAAGGGCGTGGTGCTCATCATCTCGCCGTGGAACTACCCCTTCCAGCTGCTCATCGCCCCGCTGGTGGCGGCGGTGGCCGCGGGCAACTGCGCGCTGCTCAAGCCCAGCGAGAAGACGCCGCACACCGCGGCCCTCATCGACCAGCTCATCCGCGACGTGTTCGACCCGTCCGAGGTGACGGTGGCGCTGGGCGGGCCGGAGGTGAGCCAGGCGCTGCTGGAGCTGCCCTTCGACCACTTCTTCTTCACCGGCGGCCCGAAAGTGGGGCGCAAGGTGATGGAGGCGGCGGCGAAGTTCCTGGCCGGGGTGACGCTGGAGCTGGGCGGCAAGTCGCCCGCCGTGGTGGACGAGACGGCGGACATCGACACCGCGGCCGAGCGCATCGCCTTCGGCAAGTTCCTCAACGGCGGGCAGACGTGCGTGGCGCCGGACTACGTGATGGTGCACGCGTCGAAGGAGGCGGAGTTCCTCTCGAAGCTGGGCCAGACGCTCGCGCGCTTCTACGGCACGACGGAGGAGGCGCGGAAGGCCACGCCGGACTTCTGCCGCATGGTGGATGACGGGCAGTTCAACCGGGTCAACAAGCTGCTGGAGCGCTCGGTGGCCAGCGGGGTGCGCGTGGTGGAGGGAGGCACGGTGGACCCCACCAGCCGCTACATCGCCCCCACGGTGCTGGCGGACGTGAAGCCGGAGTCGCCCATCATGGAGGAGGAGATCTTCGGCCCGGTGCTGCCGGTGCTGCGCTACCAGCGGCTGGACGAGGCGGTGCGGCAGATTCGAGAGGGCACCAAGCCCCTGGCCATGTACATCTTCAGCCACGACCGGCAGAACATCGACCGGCTGCTGGCGGAGACGTCCGCGGGCGGCACGTGCGTGAACACCACGGTGGTGCACTTCAGCAACGCGGACCTGCCCTTCGGCGGCATCGGCGAGAGCGGCGTGGGCAACTACCACGGCGAGTTCGGCTTCCGCACCTTCAGCCACGAGCGGGCGGTGCTGCGCCAGGGGCCCCTGTCCTTCCTGCGCACCATGTTCCCGCCGTACACGGAGAAGGTGAGGAAGATGCAGCGCATGGCCACCCGACTTTTCGAGTAGAACGCCGGCCGTGCTCACCGTCGATCCCCATCCCCTGTTGGACCCGGTGGTCTTCACGGCCACCTTCCCGTCCCCTCTGTCCGCCAGCCCCTCGCCCGAGTGGCTGGTGGCGCTGCTGAAGCTGGATGCCCCGGCGCCCCTGCGCGCCGATGACGCCGTGCGCGGCGCGGTACGCGACCTGTTGCGTCATGGCGGCTACAAGCCCACGGGCCGGGGCAAGCCGGCCTCGGAGTACCTGGTGCGGGCGGCGGGAGACGGGACGCTCGGCTCCATCAACGCCGCGGTGGACGCGTGCAACGCGGTGTCCCTGCACAGCGGGCTGCCCATCAGCGTGGTGGACCTGGACCGGGCCCGGCCCCCGCTGCGCCTGGGCATCGCGCCCGAGGGGGCCTCGTACGTCTTCAACGCCTCGGGGCAGACCATCGACCTGGGAGGCCTGCTGTGCCTCTTCGACGCGGAGGGCCCCTGCTCCAACGCGGTGAAGGACGCGCAGCGCACCAAGACCCAGGGCGACACGCGCCGCACCCTCACCGTGCTGTGGGGCACCCAGGCCCTGCCGGGACGCACGGAGCAGACCTTCACCTGGTACCGCGAGCTGCTCGGGAGGCTGGGCGCGACGGTGGAGCGCCAGTCCTGAGCACACCCGACCTGACCCAACTGCTGGCGGACGGAGCGCGCGCGCTGTCGGCGGCCTGGAACCGTCCGGTGCTGCTCAGCGGGCCCGAGCTCCTCAAGGCGGAGACCCGCAGCGTGGTGGTGCGCGCCCAGGTGCGCGGCGGCCCGGTGCCGGCCGTCGTCCTCAAGCACTTCCGGGACGACCTGACATGCGGGCTCGACGACTGGGCCGGCGCGGAGTTCCTCACCCGCCGTGGCATGGAGACGGGCCCCCGCTTCCTCGCGGGCGACGTGGACGCGCGCCTCTTCGTCATGGAGGACCTCGGGCGCGGGCCCACGCTGGAGGCCCTGCTGCGCGGAGAGGACGCGCGCGCGGCCAACGCGGGATTGATGGCCACCGCGCGCCTCACCGGCCAGCTCCACGCCCGGACGCTGGGCTCGCAGTCCGAGTACGAGCTCGTCCGCCAGGCACTGCCTCCCCGGCACGAGCGGGTGCGGGTGGAGAACGCGCGCTTCCTGCTCGACCACGAGGGGCGGCTGCTGCGCTGGCTCACCGCGGTGGACGTCAAGGCCGCGCCGGGCCTGAGCGAGGACCTGGAGGCGGTGGCGCGTGCGCTCGCGGACCCGGGCCCCTTCCTCTCCTTCACCCATGGAGACATGGCGCCGAGCAACGTCCTCTTCACCCCCAGCGGCCCTCGCCTGCTCGACTTCGAGTACGCGGGCATGCGTCACGCCATGTACGACGCGCTCATGTGGCTCGTCAGCGTGCCGTTCCCCGACGAGCTCGTCTCTCGCGCGGACATCACCTACCGCATCACCCTGTCGGCCGACTGCGAGGCGGCCCAGGTGGACTCGCACTGGGCCCGGGCCCGCGCCACGGTGGCGCTGGCGCGCACGGTGAACCTCTTCCAGTGGCTCCACCCGCGGGTGCTCGAGGAGGACCGGGACTGGGCTCCGGGCTTCTCCGCGCGCACCGCCCTGCTGCACCACCTGGCGCGCAGCCGGGCCCTGCTCGTGCCCGCCGATGGCTTCCCGGGACTCGCCCGCACCCTCGAGACGCTGGAAGCACGTCTGCGCGAGCGCTGGACGGTGACGCCCTTCGTCTGGCCCGCGTTCCGTCAGGAAGACCGCTGAAGTCCCAGGCCCTGGAGGATGGTGGCCACCACCACGTCCGGCTCCGGAGAGACGTCCACCGCCATCGCGCCCTCGGGCGGCTCCAGCGTCGCCAGCTGGCTGTCGAGCAGCGTCCTCGGCATGTAGTGGCCCCGCCGCCGCGCCAGCCGCTCGGCGAGCACCTCGCGCGGCGCCCACAGGTACACCCACCGCTGCCGCCCCGCGTCCACCGTCAACAGCTCCCGGTAGGAGCGCTTGAGCGCCGAGCACGCCAGCACCAGGTCCTCCCCCGACTCCAGCGCGCTCCGGACGATGTCCCGCAGTGCCTCCAGCCAGGGCGCCCGGTCCTCGTCCGTGAGCGGAATGCCCGCGGCCATCTTCGCGATGTTCTCGCGTGAGTGGAACTCATCCGCGTCCCGGAAACCGCACCCGAGCGCCGCGGCGAGCCGCTGCCCCACCGTCGTCTTCCCCGCCCCGGACACTCCCATCACGATGACCACCACGTGTATGACCTCTCAGAAGATCCAACCAAACCCGGGAGATGTGGAAGTTTTGATCAATCCCCTCGTGTCCGACTGAACGAATTGAGCACCCGGCAGGAGAATCTCCGCGCGGACGTGTGGTGGTGGGCATTGCAAGCACGCGGATTCCCGCCTCCCGTCCATCACGGAACGCAGCATGGCCCTTGCAGGTCATTCACTGCCTTTCATCCATCACTCCGAACCGGTCCCCATGCACTGCGAGCACTGTTCGTCAGAACACCCCGCGAGTCTCCCGTGCGACCAGCAGGTCACCTGCTCCGGCTCCGAGCTCGCGAGTCCGGTACCGCGCCCCGTCTTCGCGGGACGGCCGCCGGTGGTGGACCTGCGGGGCCACACACTGGGGCACTACCGGCTGACGCGCCTGCTGGGCAGTGGTGGCATGGGGACGGTGTACCTGGCGGAGCAGACGCTCATCGGGGCGCGGGTGGCGGTGAAGGTGCTGCACCCGCACCTGGCGCGGGATGCCCGGCTGCGCGCGCGCTTCTACGCCGAGGCGCGCACGGTGAACCTCATCGGCCACCCCAACATCGTCCGCATCTTCGACATCAATGAGTCGGAGGATGGGCTGCACTACTTCGTCATGGAGTACCTGGAGGGCCAGCCCCTGTCGCGGCTGCCGCGCCCCATGGAGCCGGGGCTGTTGGCCTGGCTGCTCGCCCAGGCCTGTGACGCGCTGGAGGCCGTCCACCGCAGCGGCGTGGTGCACCGGGACCTGAAGCCGGACAACCTCCTCATGGTGGAGCGCCCGGGGGAGCGCCCCGCCCTCAAGGTGCTCGACTTCGGCGTGGCCAAGGCGCTGCGCGACACCGGCCAGGAGCAGACGATGGCCGGGCAGGTGTTCGGCACTCCCGCGTACATGGCCCCGGAGCAGTGGAGCGGTCAGCCCGTGGATGGGCGCTCGGACCTCTACGCGCTGGGGGTGACGGGCTACCTGCTCCTCACCGGACAGCTCCCCTACCCCCGAGGGCAGCTCGCGGAGCTGGTGCTCTCACCGGAACCGCTGCCCCCCCTGCGCCCCCCGCATACGCTGGTGCCCACGGTGCCGGAGGCGCTCTCCCAGACACTGCTGCGCGCCCTGGCCCGCAACCCGGCGGAGCGCTTCACCACCGCGCTCGACTTCAAGCGGGCCCTGCTCGCCGCCGTGCGCTCCGCTCCCGCCTCGCGGCCCCCTCCTCCGCGCGCCGTGCAGCGCCCTCGCGGGCTCGTCAACACGCCCATTCCCGCGGCGCCGCCCCGGCCCGAGCCCAATGATCCCACGCCCCTGCCCACCTGGACGGCCCGGGTGCGCCGCGGCGGGGGCGCCGATTCCGTGGTGGTGCATTGCAGCGAGCTCAGCCGCGGCGGCCTCTTCATGTGCTGCGCCGAGCCCTTCCCTCCGCTCTTCACCCGGCTCGAGTTCACGCTCCAGCTCGGCGGCGAGGAGGTGGAGTGCGTCGCGGAGGTGGTGCGGCACGTGGACTCGGCCCAGGCACACACCTGGCACATGTACCCGGGTGTGGGGCTCCAGTTCATCAACCCCTCCGCCCGGCTGCGGGACATGCTGATGAGGGTCCGGCCCGCGCGACGTCCGTCCGCGACACCACACTCCATCCTGGCGCAGGAAGCCCTCGCACACCTCTGAAGCCCCGCGCGTGTCCGGTTCCCATCACTCCGGGGGAGGAGAACGTCTCCTTCCAGACGGCGGCGGGGGATGAGCACGGCTCCCGCTGTGGGCGATGGATACCCTGGTGTGTGCCATGATGCGCGGATCAGGTGTTCGAACCCGGGGGGGTTGGAGTCGCGTCGGGTGGCGCGGCGCGTGGTTGCTCGTGTGCGCGGTGCTGCTGGGAGCGTGCAGGGATTCCGGCACGGTCTCCGGGACGGCGCTCTACGTCACCACCGAGTTCACCCCCACGCTGCTGCTCACCCAGGTGCGCGTCTGGGGCGAGGTGGAGGGAGGGCCGTCGTTCGGCCCGCACCTGCTTCCCGAGCAACCGGAGCGGCTGCTGCAGAGCGGGGAGACGTTGCGCATCCTGCTGGAGAATGCCCCCAATGGCGCGCAGACGAAGGTCTACGTGGAGGGGGTGAACGACTCCGGCACGGTGGCGCGAGGCGAGGGCAGCGCGCAGATCCGCGATGGGTACGAGGTGGACGTCTCCATCCGGCTGGAGGCCAAGGCGCCGGACGGGGGCAACGGCACCTTCTGCGTCGAGTGTGACGGCTGCTGCATCGAGGGCATCTGCACCCGCCCCACCTTCCAGACGTGCGGAGCGGGAGGTATCAGCTGCGTGGCCTGTGACGAGGCGCGCGCCAATGCCTGTGATGCGCGGGGCGTCTGCGTCTGCGGCACCCAGCCGGCCTGCAACGGGACGAACGTGGACCGCTGCGTGAACGGGCAGTGCAGGTGTGGCACCGGCCCGGCCTGTGGCGCGGGGCAGGCGT
This is a stretch of genomic DNA from Archangium violaceum. It encodes these proteins:
- a CDS encoding aldehyde dehydrogenase family protein — translated: MRMVSMDEQARKNPFQEAFERLRARRWEMSRTTARERIERLEKLRRAIVERREAIYRAIHADFRKPAAEVETTEILMALTEIDHIVKNLAKWMKPRKVGTPVLLTGTRSEVRYEAKGVVLIISPWNYPFQLLIAPLVAAVAAGNCALLKPSEKTPHTAALIDQLIRDVFDPSEVTVALGGPEVSQALLELPFDHFFFTGGPKVGRKVMEAAAKFLAGVTLELGGKSPAVVDETADIDTAAERIAFGKFLNGGQTCVAPDYVMVHASKEAEFLSKLGQTLARFYGTTEEARKATPDFCRMVDDGQFNRVNKLLERSVASGVRVVEGGTVDPTSRYIAPTVLADVKPESPIMEEEIFGPVLPVLRYQRLDEAVRQIREGTKPLAMYIFSHDRQNIDRLLAETSAGGTCVNTTVVHFSNADLPFGGIGESGVGNYHGEFGFRTFSHERAVLRQGPLSFLRTMFPPYTEKVRKMQRMATRLFE
- a CDS encoding phenylalanine--tRNA ligase beta subunit-related protein, which codes for MLTVDPHPLLDPVVFTATFPSPLSASPSPEWLVALLKLDAPAPLRADDAVRGAVRDLLRHGGYKPTGRGKPASEYLVRAAGDGTLGSINAAVDACNAVSLHSGLPISVVDLDRARPPLRLGIAPEGASYVFNASGQTIDLGGLLCLFDAEGPCSNAVKDAQRTKTQGDTRRTLTVLWGTQALPGRTEQTFTWYRELLGRLGATVERQS
- a CDS encoding phosphotransferase family protein, with product MLLSGPELLKAETRSVVVRAQVRGGPVPAVVLKHFRDDLTCGLDDWAGAEFLTRRGMETGPRFLAGDVDARLFVMEDLGRGPTLEALLRGEDARAANAGLMATARLTGQLHARTLGSQSEYELVRQALPPRHERVRVENARFLLDHEGRLLRWLTAVDVKAAPGLSEDLEAVARALADPGPFLSFTHGDMAPSNVLFTPSGPRLLDFEYAGMRHAMYDALMWLVSVPFPDELVSRADITYRITLSADCEAAQVDSHWARARATVALARTVNLFQWLHPRVLEEDRDWAPGFSARTALLHHLARSRALLVPADGFPGLARTLETLEARLRERWTVTPFVWPAFRQEDR
- a CDS encoding gluconokinase; amino-acid sequence: MVVIVMGVSGAGKTTVGQRLAAALGCGFRDADEFHSRENIAKMAAGIPLTDEDRAPWLEALRDIVRSALESGEDLVLACSALKRSYRELLTVDAGRQRWVYLWAPREVLAERLARRRGHYMPRTLLDSQLATLEPPEGAMAVDVSPEPDVVVATILQGLGLQRSS
- a CDS encoding serine/threonine-protein kinase, whose protein sequence is MHCEHCSSEHPASLPCDQQVTCSGSELASPVPRPVFAGRPPVVDLRGHTLGHYRLTRLLGSGGMGTVYLAEQTLIGARVAVKVLHPHLARDARLRARFYAEARTVNLIGHPNIVRIFDINESEDGLHYFVMEYLEGQPLSRLPRPMEPGLLAWLLAQACDALEAVHRSGVVHRDLKPDNLLMVERPGERPALKVLDFGVAKALRDTGQEQTMAGQVFGTPAYMAPEQWSGQPVDGRSDLYALGVTGYLLLTGQLPYPRGQLAELVLSPEPLPPLRPPHTLVPTVPEALSQTLLRALARNPAERFTTALDFKRALLAAVRSAPASRPPPPRAVQRPRGLVNTPIPAAPPRPEPNDPTPLPTWTARVRRGGGADSVVVHCSELSRGGLFMCCAEPFPPLFTRLEFTLQLGGEEVECVAEVVRHVDSAQAHTWHMYPGVGLQFINPSARLRDMLMRVRPARRPSATPHSILAQEALAHL